AGATGCCAAAACCCGTTTGGAAACCATGTGTAGGACCAATGACGGTTTTGAAATTGCAGAAGTGGATTTAAGACTACGTGGCCCAGGCGACCTTATGGGCACCCAACAAAGCGGATTGTTAAACCTAAAAATTGCTGATATCATAAAGGATAACCCCATTTTAAAATCTGCACGTTATCACGCCAATGAGACCCTGAAAAATGACCCAAAATTGGAAAAAGGGGAAAATTTGCCCATCCGAAGGGCGTATGCTGAACTGGTCAAGGATAAAGCCATTTGGGGATATATTAGTTAAAACGCCCAACAAATGCTGGGCGTTTAAAATGAAATAGATAGGTAAGCTTAATTGATGTCAGTTCCTTCCTTGAGCTTTTCCATATTGGTGGCAATCGCATTTTTGTTTTGGGGGTCCGGAGCCCTTTCTTCCGCAATTTTTATGTGCTTTATGGCCGCTTTATAATTGCCCAAGGCAGAATAGCCCCTGGCCAGTCCATAATCCACGGGCCACTGATTCTTGTGGTTTTTGGCATTCCATTGAAAAACTTCCAAAGCCTTGTCCTTTTGTCCGGCTGCAATCAATTGCCTTCCGTAACCATGCACTTGGAATACGGTCCCCATGGGCATGGCCTCATCCATAATGGTCGTAGCTTCGGCCATCTTACCTTGCTTCATCAATATCCGGGCCTTGATGGCCATATTATTGAAGGTTTTTTGACTGAAGAATTGACCGGCAATGGCCGCATCGATCCACCCCATGGCTTCCTCCAAATCCCCACCATTGTTGAGTGCAAAATTGGCCGCTTGCTCCCAGGTTTGTCGGTTGAACCCTTCCTGGTTCTGCATCTTGGAACGAATATCGGTCAAAACGATATCAGTTACCGGGACCTCAATTTTGAATGGGAACTGTTTTTTCTCCCAATTCAATGAAGCAACGGCGGAATTGGCATCCACTTCATTAAATTCAAATTTCAACTGCTCCACATGGGGAATCTCGGCAGTGGAAATATCCACTTGCAGTACATCCTCCGAAGGCTCGTAAAAATAGCTTCCCCAGGCGCCATGGTTTTTGGAGAACAGCACTTTGGCCGTATTATCCTCATTGACCACAATATGGAGACCGTATTTTCCTGCAGGTAGTTCCTTACCCGCAATTTTAATGGCATGTGTGGTTTTAAAAATGGTGTTTTCATTGGCTCCTGCACGCCATGGGGACTCCTTGGCCGTACCAAATCCAAAATTGTTCATTCCGTAGGGAACCAGTTGTCCCCAAATTTCGCGATCGTTCACACTGGGCCGTGAATAAACGATGGTAATGTCCGTAATCCCGATACGCTGGGAAACTTTCGCCATCTGACTTCCTCGTGGAAGGTCCAATTGGGCAAAGGCCTCGCTATAGAAGCAAAGGCAGACCAATAATGACATCATCATGGTCGTTAGGTAGCATTTTTTCATTTGTTTGTCTTTAATTTAGGTTAACTTATTTCGAGTACTACTAAAAGTATCCATTGATTTAGGCCCAATTCGTTACTGGGATGTTAAATGAAGGCCCATGATGTTAAAAAAGGTCTTTTTGATTGGGAATTAACAGATAATACATTCAATTTAACATACCAAACCAACGATTAGTATTGATTATAAATTATTGATTTTAATGGTATTAATAGTGCATTTACGGCTTTGGACATCGTAATTGACATAGGTCCCAAATAGTCTTAAGAGGATTACAAATTTTATATTTGACGGTTAATTTGGAAAAGATTCTGAGATGGGCAATACACTCTTCGACAAGGTTTGGGACGCGCACGTGGTCAAAAAAATAAAAAACGGCCCAGACGTTTTATTTATTGACCGCCACTTGGTTCACGAGGTCACAAGTCCTGTGGCTTTTTTGGGTTTAAAAAATAGGGGGATTCCCGTTTTGTACGCCGGAAGGACCTTTGCAACCGCGGATCATAATACCCCAACACTCAACCAACACTTACCGGTAAGCGACCCGCTGTCCGCAAACCAGTTAAAAGCACTGGAAAAAAACGCGGCTGAACATGGGATTCCGTACTGGGGATTGGGACATGAAAAAAATGGTATTGTCCACGTTATCGGTCCGGAAAATGGGATTACCCTGCCTGGAGCCACAATTGTATGTGGGGATTCCCATACATCCACCCATGGCGCATTTGGGGCCATTGCATTTGGTATTGGAACGTCCGAGGTAGAAATGGTGCTCTCCAGCCAATGTATTATGCAGCCCAAGCCCAAGAGTATGCGTATCAATATCAATGGGAAGCTAAATTTTGGGGTAACCCCCAAGGATGTGGCATTGTACATTATTTCGCAACTGACCACTTCCGGTGCAACCGGTTATTTTGTGGAATATGCTGGTGAAGTCTTCCGTAACATGAGTATGGAGGGACGTATGACCGTCTGCAACCTTAGTATTGAAATGGGGGCCCGTGGGGGTATGATCGCTCCTGACACCACCACATTTGAATACATCAAAGGGCGTGAGTTTGCCCCCAAAGGTGCGGATTGGGATAAGGCCATGGCGTACTGGGAAACTTTACATTCCGAGGACAATGCCGAATTTGATAAGGAACTCAGTTTTGATGCCGCCAATATAGAACCCATGATCACCTATGGTACCAATCCCGGAATGGGTTTTGGTATTTCCAATAGCATCCCAAAAGCAGGTGAGGGAACCAGTGCAAATACGTATAAAAAATCCTTGGCCTATATGGATTTCAACGAGGGGGAAGCCATGTTGGGCAAGGTTATTGACTTTGTATTTCTTGGAAGTTGTACCAATGGTAGAATAGAGGATTTTAGGGCATTTGCCTCCATTGTGAAAGGGAGAAAGAAAGCGGAAAATGTTACGGCATGGTTAGTGCCCGGCTCCCATAAAGTGGAAGAAGCCATTAAGGAAGAGGGCATTTTGGAAATCCTTCATGAGTCCGGTTTCAAGCTCCGTGAACCAGGTTGTTCTGCTTGTTTGGCTATGAACGATGATAAAGTTCCGGCAGGAAAATACGCGGTAAGTACATCCAATAGGAATTTTGAG
The sequence above is a segment of the Muricauda sp. SCSIO 64092 genome. Coding sequences within it:
- the leuC gene encoding 3-isopropylmalate dehydratase large subunit; this translates as MGNTLFDKVWDAHVVKKIKNGPDVLFIDRHLVHEVTSPVAFLGLKNRGIPVLYAGRTFATADHNTPTLNQHLPVSDPLSANQLKALEKNAAEHGIPYWGLGHEKNGIVHVIGPENGITLPGATIVCGDSHTSTHGAFGAIAFGIGTSEVEMVLSSQCIMQPKPKSMRININGKLNFGVTPKDVALYIISQLTTSGATGYFVEYAGEVFRNMSMEGRMTVCNLSIEMGARGGMIAPDTTTFEYIKGREFAPKGADWDKAMAYWETLHSEDNAEFDKELSFDAANIEPMITYGTNPGMGFGISNSIPKAGEGTSANTYKKSLAYMDFNEGEAMLGKVIDFVFLGSCTNGRIEDFRAFASIVKGRKKAENVTAWLVPGSHKVEEAIKEEGILEILHESGFKLREPGCSACLAMNDDKVPAGKYAVSTSNRNFEGRQGPGARTLLASPLVAAAAAVTGVVTDPRELMELQEA
- a CDS encoding DUF2911 domain-containing protein — encoded protein: MKKCYLTTMMMSLLVCLCFYSEAFAQLDLPRGSQMAKVSQRIGITDITIVYSRPSVNDREIWGQLVPYGMNNFGFGTAKESPWRAGANENTIFKTTHAIKIAGKELPAGKYGLHIVVNEDNTAKVLFSKNHGAWGSYFYEPSEDVLQVDISTAEIPHVEQLKFEFNEVDANSAVASLNWEKKQFPFKIEVPVTDIVLTDIRSKMQNQEGFNRQTWEQAANFALNNGGDLEEAMGWIDAAIAGQFFSQKTFNNMAIKARILMKQGKMAEATTIMDEAMPMGTVFQVHGYGRQLIAAGQKDKALEVFQWNAKNHKNQWPVDYGLARGYSALGNYKAAIKHIKIAEERAPDPQNKNAIATNMEKLKEGTDIN